One stretch of Amycolatopsis tolypomycina DNA includes these proteins:
- a CDS encoding MBL fold metallo-hydrolase: MSDGSRAAALSAARRASAPYRTSPWPGKLHVTAHHASHDDPLLTFLGGARYLLAAADTKLLVGCGLFAGPETSWRRNFSPCPDEMRTADAVVLPSADLGHAGFLPQLAAEGWHGPVFATPGTAALLPVVLSDAAKQFAEDAGQACPPAPGVPPFRAEDVTRALALVRPVEFGSLHRLDGAEFEFGRAGGRLGAAWVRVRAGGRSVVFAGPLGAADHPLLRPPDARPRSDVLVLAAPHPPADGHLPGRFAAAVRRAARRDGSVVVPVSVDGGMESLRALAETGQLPPLPVVLDGDLGLEVYRQAAAELRRGARVPAPELRPEPPDGPSIVLAGLATADSGRVLQHLARLLPDRRNGVILLGHPAPGTRAAQLADGARHLKIHGRYVPVRAEVTALGGTGAFAGPAEVLAWATATPAPETAFVAEGEAEPAHALAKALHAEADWCAVVPEEGERVSC; encoded by the coding sequence ATGTCCGACGGATCCCGAGCCGCCGCGCTCAGCGCCGCCCGCCGCGCGTCCGCGCCCTACCGCACGAGCCCGTGGCCGGGGAAGTTGCACGTGACCGCGCACCACGCGTCACACGACGATCCGTTGCTGACGTTCCTGGGCGGGGCCCGGTACCTGCTGGCGGCGGCGGACACCAAACTGCTGGTCGGGTGCGGGCTGTTCGCGGGACCCGAGACGTCGTGGCGCCGCAACTTCTCGCCGTGCCCCGACGAGATGCGCACGGCCGACGCAGTGGTGTTGCCGAGCGCCGACCTCGGGCACGCCGGATTCCTGCCGCAGCTGGCCGCGGAAGGCTGGCACGGGCCGGTGTTCGCCACCCCCGGCACCGCCGCGCTGCTTCCGGTGGTGTTGTCCGATGCCGCGAAGCAGTTCGCCGAAGACGCCGGCCAGGCGTGCCCGCCGGCGCCGGGCGTCCCGCCGTTCCGGGCGGAGGACGTCACCCGTGCGCTGGCTCTGGTCCGGCCGGTCGAGTTCGGCTCGCTGCACCGGCTCGACGGCGCGGAGTTCGAGTTCGGCCGGGCCGGCGGCCGGCTGGGCGCGGCCTGGGTGCGGGTGCGGGCCGGTGGCCGTTCGGTGGTGTTCGCGGGCCCGTTGGGGGCGGCGGACCACCCGCTGCTGCGCCCGCCGGACGCCCGTCCGCGTTCCGACGTCCTGGTCCTGGCGGCACCCCACCCACCCGCCGACGGCCACCTGCCCGGCCGGTTCGCCGCCGCGGTCCGCCGCGCGGCCCGGCGGGACGGCAGCGTGGTCGTCCCGGTGTCGGTGGACGGCGGCATGGAGTCGCTTCGGGCGCTCGCGGAGACCGGGCAGCTCCCACCCCTGCCGGTGGTCCTGGACGGCGACCTCGGTCTCGAGGTCTACCGGCAGGCAGCGGCCGAGCTGCGCCGCGGCGCGCGCGTGCCGGCTCCGGAGTTGCGGCCGGAGCCTCCGGACGGACCGTCGATCGTCCTGGCCGGCCTGGCGACGGCGGACTCCGGACGCGTCCTCCAGCACCTCGCCCGGCTGCTGCCGGATCGGCGCAACGGGGTGATCCTGCTGGGGCACCCGGCGCCGGGGACACGCGCGGCGCAGCTCGCGGACGGCGCCCGCCACCTGAAGATCCACGGCCGGTACGTGCCGGTCCGCGCCGAGGTGACCGCGCTCGGCGGCACGGGCGCGTTCGCCGGCCCGGCGGAGGTCCTGGCGTGGGCGACCGCGACCCCGGCGCCGGAGACCGCGTTCGTGGCCGAGGGGGAAGCGGAACCCGCGCACGCGCTGGCGAAGGCGCTGCACGCGGAAGCGGACTGGTGCGCGGTGGTTCCCGAGGAGGGCGAACGGGTGTCGTGCTGA
- a CDS encoding DinB family protein yields MDRQAVHEQWDRDLATLRVLVAGATAAELRRRSRGTRWTNRQLVFHLVFGYQVTRALLLLVRLSGRLPGRVSRGFAAGLDAAARPFHLVNYLGSCGGGLLGPRFAAWWFARIVASLHRSLDRAGEAELAREMAFPVRWDPFFRSSMTLADVYRYPARHFAFHLQQLTVGR; encoded by the coding sequence ATGGATCGCCAGGCGGTGCACGAGCAGTGGGACCGTGACCTCGCCACCCTGCGCGTCCTCGTGGCGGGCGCCACCGCCGCCGAGCTCCGCCGACGTTCTCGCGGCACCCGGTGGACCAACCGGCAGCTGGTGTTCCACCTCGTCTTCGGGTACCAGGTCACGCGCGCTCTGCTGCTCCTGGTCCGCCTGTCCGGCCGTCTGCCCGGCCGGGTGAGCCGCGGGTTCGCCGCCGGGCTCGACGCCGCCGCGCGGCCGTTCCACCTCGTCAACTACCTCGGTTCCTGTGGCGGCGGGCTGCTCGGGCCGCGGTTCGCCGCTTGGTGGTTCGCCCGCATCGTCGCGTCCCTGCACCGCAGCCTGGACCGGGCCGGCGAGGCCGAACTCGCGCGCGAAATGGCCTTCCCCGTCCGGTGGGACCCGTTCTTCCGGTCTTCCATGACCCTGGCCGACGTCTACCGGTACCCGGCCCGCCACTTCGCCTTCCACCTGCAGCAGCTCACCGTCGGTCGGTGA
- a CDS encoding CBS domain-containing protein — protein sequence MRARDIMTTPAYALTPSATLEEAAEMMTAHGFTTMPVVDADGQLLGLVSEEDILRAPAAPGDPDTGVMLDGGPRTARSVMRTSGLAVPADTDARELARRMTDAGVRSAPVVEGGHVVGMITFQDVLRASVHH from the coding sequence ATGCGCGCACGCGACATCATGACCACGCCGGCTTACGCCCTGACGCCGTCGGCGACGCTCGAAGAGGCTGCGGAGATGATGACCGCACACGGGTTCACGACGATGCCGGTCGTCGACGCCGACGGGCAGCTGCTCGGCCTGGTGTCCGAAGAGGACATCCTGCGGGCGCCGGCCGCGCCCGGCGACCCGGACACCGGCGTGATGCTCGACGGCGGCCCGCGCACGGCGCGCTCGGTCATGCGCACGAGCGGCCTGGCGGTGCCGGCGGACACCGACGCGCGCGAGCTGGCGCGGCGGATGACCGACGCCGGGGTGCGTTCGGCGCCGGTCGTCGAAGGCGGGCACGTCGTCGGGATGATCACCTTCCAGGACGTCCTGCGTGCCTCGGTCCACCACTGA
- a CDS encoding Rv1733c family protein → MNRIARMWRTLVPRRNSVARPSDRIQGGLLALVVLLALIALPVAASVGSETFVRQQAQSAQELAERALVTATLLADGPELTVSPRSGIAGNGAPTDATWLLPDGTRRVGQVVADQGTLKGHTFGIWVDRDGNPVDPPLSSAAVVIDAAGVGLGLWLAALIVLAVAYRLSVSSLNRLRYARWQQEWWAGQDRKTRS, encoded by the coding sequence ATGAACCGGATCGCGCGGATGTGGCGCACGCTGGTCCCGCGCCGGAATTCGGTGGCGCGCCCCTCGGACCGCATCCAGGGCGGGTTGCTCGCCCTCGTGGTGCTGCTCGCCCTCATCGCCTTGCCGGTCGCCGCGAGCGTCGGCTCCGAGACCTTCGTGCGCCAGCAGGCGCAGTCGGCCCAGGAGCTGGCGGAGCGCGCCTTGGTGACCGCGACCCTGCTCGCCGACGGTCCCGAACTGACGGTGAGCCCCCGCAGCGGCATCGCCGGCAACGGCGCCCCCACCGACGCGACCTGGCTGCTGCCGGACGGGACCCGCCGCGTCGGCCAGGTCGTCGCCGACCAAGGCACCCTGAAGGGGCACACCTTCGGCATCTGGGTGGACCGCGACGGCAACCCGGTGGACCCGCCGCTCAGCAGCGCCGCCGTGGTGATCGACGCCGCCGGTGTCGGGCTGGGCCTGTGGCTCGCGGCGCTGATCGTGCTGGCCGTCGCCTACCGGCTTTCGGTGTCTTCCCTCAACCGGCTCCGCTACGCCCGCTGGCAGCAGGAGTGGTGGGCCGGCCAGGACCGCAAGACCCGTTCTTGA
- a CDS encoding universal stress protein translates to MTTANQGDIVVGVDHSAISVAALRWAVSEAAVSGRQVVALRAWTFEPVYDLGAAVAGTPQTVADRERRQLDDVVGEVRAEHPGVAIRAELVEHSATVALEEASKTASMLVLGSHGHNRLLKLLVGSVAEHCLREASCPVVVIPARTVPEPEKDATPEPEPAIGYYPGPLL, encoded by the coding sequence ATGACCACGGCAAACCAGGGCGACATCGTCGTCGGCGTGGACCATTCGGCGATCAGCGTGGCCGCGCTGCGCTGGGCGGTGTCCGAAGCGGCGGTGAGCGGCCGCCAGGTCGTCGCGTTGCGCGCGTGGACGTTCGAGCCGGTCTACGACCTCGGTGCGGCCGTTGCCGGCACACCGCAGACGGTCGCCGACCGCGAGCGGCGGCAGCTGGACGACGTCGTCGGCGAGGTGCGGGCCGAGCACCCGGGCGTCGCCATCCGGGCCGAGCTGGTCGAGCACTCGGCCACGGTGGCCTTGGAAGAGGCGTCGAAGACCGCGTCGATGCTCGTCCTCGGCAGCCACGGCCACAACCGGTTGCTGAAGCTGCTGGTCGGCTCGGTCGCCGAGCACTGCCTGCGCGAAGCGAGCTGCCCCGTCGTGGTGATCCCGGCACGGACGGTTCCGGAGCCGGAGAAGGACGCGACACCCGAGCCGGAGCCCGCGATCGGGTACTACCCCGGGCCGCTGCTGTGA
- a CDS encoding CBS domain-containing protein codes for MPSRRKVGSVMTTEVTTVGPDTPFKAVALLLATWNISGAPVVDEDEKVLGVVSQGDLLEREAPHGLLKPGSRQAKRKAGAAFVADLMTAPAVVVRADDDVTVAAKLLEEHHFHRLPVVDDEGKLVGVVSRSDLLRVFLRTDREIRDEVREEVLLREMAMDPAALYVSVHNGIVTLNGTVERQSMIPVIVALIRRVDGVVEVRQTLQARFDDRDVSPTPSGPAGVLSRKRPAY; via the coding sequence ATGCCCAGTCGCCGCAAAGTGGGCTCGGTGATGACGACCGAAGTGACCACCGTGGGCCCGGACACCCCGTTCAAGGCCGTGGCGCTGCTGCTGGCCACCTGGAACATCAGCGGAGCACCGGTGGTCGACGAGGACGAGAAGGTGCTCGGCGTCGTCTCCCAGGGCGATCTGCTCGAACGCGAGGCCCCGCACGGCCTGCTCAAGCCCGGTTCCCGCCAGGCGAAGCGCAAGGCCGGCGCGGCGTTCGTCGCGGACCTGATGACGGCTCCGGCGGTCGTGGTCCGCGCGGACGACGACGTCACGGTGGCGGCGAAGCTGCTCGAGGAGCACCACTTCCACCGCCTGCCGGTGGTGGACGACGAAGGCAAGCTCGTCGGCGTGGTCTCGCGCTCGGACCTGCTGCGGGTGTTCCTGCGCACCGACCGCGAGATCCGCGACGAGGTCCGGGAGGAGGTGCTGCTGCGGGAGATGGCCATGGACCCGGCGGCGCTGTACGTCTCGGTGCACAACGGCATCGTGACCCTCAACGGCACGGTCGAGCGGCAGAGCATGATCCCGGTGATCGTGGCGCTGATCCGCCGGGTCGACGGGGTCGTCGAGGTGCGCCAGACACTGCAGGCCCGGTTCGACGACCGGGACGTGTCGCCGACGCCGTCCGGGCCGGCCGGGGTGCTGAGCCGGAAACGGCCGGCCTACTGA
- a CDS encoding carboxypeptidase regulatory-like domain-containing protein, which yields MWFDKTGYVAHEQITAHARITNAGTAPAAEARVNSTGNLSNAYWTPLPPIEPGQTVESSLTGLVTTESGPLVLTVTVTLLGGAQDANPADNTSTASVPITYVRGSYQGTVYGDRNGNHTMDPGEALPGVRVDISGGHSEVSRTTVTDTAGRFAFPDVPDGRYSTWFTSADWYLTAPIVQVTGVNDPEVLIRGVPVITSALSASAAFTRRAYRVNDVAHLTMTLTNTGPALVTDLAADCWAYPAGQVNAGSLAEGGPGVAVPAGARVAVDLTVRITKEAAAEGSLRVWCSVGAPPRLNGMADAVRATARIPGGLAPKVVGYLGLFRYKPVLGSPASDPLPGVKVYLRDQVTGRVVTRAVTDAEGNFAFYRVPANTYDVGVVGP from the coding sequence GTGTGGTTCGACAAGACCGGCTACGTCGCCCACGAGCAGATCACCGCTCACGCCCGGATCACCAACGCCGGCACCGCCCCGGCGGCCGAGGCCAGGGTCAACTCGACCGGCAACCTCTCGAACGCCTACTGGACACCGTTGCCGCCGATCGAACCGGGGCAGACGGTGGAAAGCAGTCTCACCGGATTGGTGACGACCGAATCCGGGCCGCTGGTCCTCACCGTCACGGTCACCTTGCTCGGCGGCGCGCAGGACGCGAATCCCGCGGACAACACCAGCACCGCTTCGGTGCCGATCACCTACGTCCGCGGCAGCTACCAGGGAACCGTCTACGGCGATCGCAACGGGAACCACACGATGGATCCGGGCGAAGCCCTCCCCGGAGTCCGGGTCGACATTTCGGGAGGACACTCGGAGGTCTCCCGCACCACCGTCACGGACACCGCAGGGCGCTTCGCCTTCCCGGACGTGCCGGACGGCCGGTACTCGACCTGGTTCACCAGCGCGGACTGGTACCTGACCGCGCCGATTGTCCAGGTGACCGGGGTGAACGACCCCGAGGTGCTGATCCGCGGCGTCCCCGTGATCACCTCTGCGCTGTCCGCGTCCGCGGCGTTCACGCGGCGGGCGTACCGGGTGAACGACGTCGCACACCTCACGATGACCCTGACCAACACGGGGCCGGCCCTGGTGACGGACCTGGCCGCCGACTGCTGGGCGTATCCCGCCGGCCAGGTGAACGCCGGCAGCCTGGCCGAAGGGGGTCCCGGAGTGGCCGTGCCCGCCGGTGCCAGGGTGGCAGTCGATCTGACCGTCCGGATCACGAAAGAGGCTGCCGCCGAGGGAAGCCTGCGCGTCTGGTGCTCGGTCGGCGCACCACCTCGCCTCAACGGGATGGCGGACGCCGTCCGGGCGACCGCGCGGATCCCCGGCGGTCTCGCTCCGAAAGTTGTCGGTTACCTCGGGCTCTTCCGCTACAAGCCGGTGCTCGGCTCGCCGGCGAGCGATCCGCTGCCCGGGGTGAAGGTCTACCTCCGCGACCAGGTCACCGGCAGAGTCGTCACGCGCGCGGTGACCGACGCCGAGGGCAACTTCGCCTTTTACCGCGTCCCGGCGAACACCTACGACGTCGGCGTCGTCGGACCGTAG
- a CDS encoding zinc-dependent alcohol dehydrogenase family protein yields the protein MKALVYDGPGRRSWTDHADPELTASTDAIVRVDAVTICGTDLHILKGDVPEVERGRILGHEAVGTIVETGSAVTGVKSGDKVLVSCISACGRCEYCRKAAYGQCLGGGGWILGHTTDGVQAEYARVPFADTSTYVLPSGVSDESALMLADIVPTSYEVGVRNGGVKPGDTVVIVGAGPIGLAAITNAQLFAPSTIIVVDREPARLDAAKSFGADVLVQPGDAAAAVAEASGGLGADVAIEAVGVPETFELCAKLVRPGGHVANVGVHGAPATLHLEQLWIKNVTITTGLVDTSSTPMLLRMLAAGRLDTSRFVTHRFGLDEMDEAYDVFAHPQDSNALKVALFRS from the coding sequence ATGAAGGCACTTGTGTACGACGGACCCGGCCGGCGCAGCTGGACCGACCACGCCGACCCCGAACTCACCGCATCCACCGACGCGATCGTCCGGGTCGACGCGGTCACCATCTGCGGCACCGACCTGCACATCCTCAAGGGCGACGTCCCCGAGGTGGAGCGCGGCCGGATCCTGGGCCACGAGGCGGTCGGCACGATCGTCGAGACCGGATCCGCCGTCACCGGCGTCAAATCCGGCGACAAGGTCCTGGTGTCCTGTATCTCGGCCTGCGGCCGGTGCGAGTACTGCCGGAAGGCGGCCTACGGCCAGTGCCTCGGCGGCGGAGGTTGGATCCTCGGGCACACGACCGACGGCGTCCAGGCCGAGTACGCCCGCGTTCCGTTCGCCGACACCTCGACCTACGTCCTGCCCTCCGGGGTGAGCGACGAGTCGGCGCTGATGCTGGCCGACATCGTCCCGACGTCGTACGAAGTCGGTGTCCGCAACGGCGGGGTCAAACCGGGTGACACGGTGGTCATCGTCGGGGCCGGGCCGATCGGGCTGGCCGCGATCACCAACGCCCAGCTGTTCGCCCCGAGCACGATCATCGTGGTGGACAGGGAACCGGCCCGCCTCGACGCGGCGAAGTCGTTCGGCGCGGACGTGCTGGTGCAGCCGGGCGACGCGGCGGCCGCGGTGGCCGAGGCGAGCGGCGGGCTCGGCGCCGACGTGGCGATCGAAGCCGTGGGCGTTCCGGAGACGTTCGAACTGTGCGCGAAGCTGGTCCGGCCGGGCGGGCACGTGGCGAACGTCGGCGTGCACGGAGCCCCGGCGACGCTGCACCTCGAACAACTGTGGATCAAGAACGTGACGATCACGACCGGTCTGGTCGACACGTCCAGCACGCCGATGCTGCTGCGGATGCTGGCGGCGGGCCGGCTGGACACGAGCCGGTTCGTCACCCACCGGTTCGGGCTGGACGAGATGGACGAGGCCTACGACGTCTTCGCCCACCCGCAGGACAGCAACGCACTGAAGGTCGCCCTGTTCCGCAGCTGA
- a CDS encoding DoxX family membrane protein, with product MSIQPDEKKTAAAQVPAHRVTEPAPVPDFVAGPTVAWKSLAVLRIATGFVFLWAFLDKLFGWGYATPSKGAWLNDGSPTKGFLSGVHVGPFESMFHAWAGTWWANWLFMLGLAAIGIAVIAGIGLRLSAAAGTLMMLLMWAAEWPLALSTSTGEATRSTNPLIDYHIIYALVLIALAAAAAGNTWGLGRRWAALVGDRTWLR from the coding sequence ATGTCCATCCAGCCGGACGAAAAGAAGACGGCCGCCGCCCAGGTCCCGGCTCACCGGGTCACCGAACCGGCGCCGGTCCCCGATTTCGTCGCCGGGCCCACCGTCGCCTGGAAGTCCCTGGCCGTCCTGCGCATCGCCACCGGGTTCGTCTTCCTGTGGGCGTTCCTCGACAAGCTGTTCGGGTGGGGCTACGCGACCCCGTCGAAAGGCGCCTGGCTCAACGACGGCTCGCCGACCAAGGGCTTCCTCAGCGGCGTCCACGTCGGACCGTTCGAGTCGATGTTCCACGCCTGGGCCGGCACCTGGTGGGCCAACTGGCTGTTCATGCTCGGCCTGGCCGCCATCGGCATCGCCGTCATCGCCGGCATCGGCCTGCGGCTGAGCGCCGCCGCGGGCACGCTGATGATGCTCCTGATGTGGGCCGCCGAATGGCCGCTCGCCCTCAGCACCAGCACCGGCGAAGCCACGCGCTCCACCAACCCCCTCATCGACTACCACATCATCTACGCGCTCGTCCTCATCGCGCTGGCCGCCGCCGCGGCCGGGAACACGTGGGGCCTCGGCCGCCGCTGGGCCGCCCTCGTCGGCGACCGCACGTGGCTGCGCTGA
- a CDS encoding universal stress protein, whose product MSGTDLVVGVDGSAGALAAVQWAARVARARRLGLRLVHALPELPAPYPRADPTYEQLLEAAGAQGRVMLAEARDAASGVEAATVLRSERPADALVAESGGAAMLVLGTPGLRPLGRVLVGSVTVALAAHARCPVALIRPHAGEDEPPAEGPVVVGVDGSPASEEAIAVAYEEASWRGARLIAVHCRHRDGWWDTGTTAEEYARELLAQRLAGWAEKYPDVVVDREVVAGRAAERLLDFADRAQLLVVGSRGRGGFGGLALGSTSQALMSYALCPVVVARPRAK is encoded by the coding sequence ATGAGTGGCACGGATCTGGTGGTCGGCGTCGACGGCTCGGCCGGCGCACTCGCGGCGGTGCAGTGGGCCGCGCGCGTCGCCCGGGCACGGCGGCTCGGCCTGCGCCTGGTGCACGCCCTGCCGGAACTGCCCGCGCCCTATCCGAGGGCCGATCCGACGTACGAGCAGCTGCTGGAAGCGGCCGGGGCGCAAGGACGGGTCATGCTGGCCGAGGCTCGTGACGCGGCTTCGGGCGTCGAAGCCGCAACGGTGTTGCGCTCCGAACGGCCCGCCGACGCCCTGGTCGCCGAGTCCGGCGGCGCCGCGATGCTCGTGCTCGGCACGCCGGGACTGCGGCCGCTGGGCCGGGTTCTGGTCGGGTCGGTCACGGTGGCGCTCGCCGCGCACGCGCGGTGCCCGGTCGCGCTGATCCGTCCGCACGCCGGTGAGGACGAGCCGCCCGCCGAAGGGCCGGTCGTGGTCGGGGTCGACGGCAGCCCGGCGAGCGAGGAAGCCATCGCGGTCGCGTACGAGGAGGCGTCGTGGCGGGGCGCCCGGCTGATCGCGGTGCACTGCCGGCATCGCGACGGCTGGTGGGACACGGGAACGACCGCCGAGGAGTACGCACGGGAGCTGCTGGCTCAGCGGCTGGCCGGCTGGGCCGAGAAGTACCCGGACGTGGTGGTGGACCGCGAGGTCGTGGCCGGCCGCGCGGCCGAGCGGCTGCTGGACTTCGCCGACCGGGCGCAGCTGCTGGTCGTCGGCAGCCGGGGCCGGGGCGGGTTCGGCGGCCTGGCCCTCGGGTCGACGAGCCAGGCGCTGATGTCCTACGCGCTCTGCCCGGTGGTGGTGGCGCGTCCGCGGGCGAAGTAG
- a CDS encoding PLDc N-terminal domain-containing protein, translating to MNDRKRWRDLSPRQRGRIRLAASVQLLLAAAAWWDLAHRPAAQVRGPKWLWALVIAVNFAGPVLYFARGRATTTGQSA from the coding sequence ATGAACGACCGCAAGCGGTGGCGCGACCTGAGTCCCCGGCAGCGCGGCCGGATCCGCCTCGCCGCGAGCGTCCAGCTGCTGCTCGCCGCGGCGGCGTGGTGGGACCTCGCGCACCGGCCTGCCGCACAGGTCCGTGGCCCGAAATGGCTGTGGGCCCTGGTGATCGCGGTCAACTTCGCCGGTCCGGTGCTCTACTTCGCCCGCGGACGCGCCACCACCACCGGGCAGAGCGCGTAG
- a CDS encoding CBS domain-containing protein: protein MTWPVVTAGPATTFKELVSLLAEHGIAAIPVLDEHRRPIGVVDEADLLARHRGDSKPEPVFWKRRVWTKAQGLTARELMTRRVPTVAKDEPVAGAARRLVEAKLRRLYVVDGSGRLIGVLARRDVLRSFLRPDEEIKEIVEREVLQRSIWADPSTVTVQVDDGVVTLGGVIDRRSEVERAEWLTESVPGVVAVRNRLKYTQDDGAAAGLR, encoded by the coding sequence ATGACCTGGCCGGTGGTGACCGCCGGTCCCGCGACGACGTTCAAGGAGCTCGTCTCGCTGCTGGCGGAGCACGGCATCGCCGCGATCCCGGTGCTCGACGAACACCGGCGCCCGATCGGCGTGGTCGACGAAGCGGACCTGCTGGCCCGCCACCGCGGCGACAGCAAGCCGGAGCCGGTCTTCTGGAAGCGCCGGGTGTGGACGAAGGCGCAGGGGCTGACCGCGCGGGAACTGATGACCCGCCGCGTGCCGACGGTCGCCAAGGACGAGCCCGTGGCCGGAGCGGCCCGCCGGCTGGTGGAGGCGAAGCTGCGCCGCCTGTACGTCGTCGACGGCTCCGGCCGGCTGATCGGCGTCCTCGCCCGCCGCGACGTCCTGCGCTCCTTCCTGCGTCCGGACGAGGAGATCAAGGAGATCGTCGAGCGCGAGGTGCTGCAGCGGTCGATCTGGGCGGACCCGTCGACGGTCACGGTCCAGGTCGACGACGGCGTCGTGACGCTGGGCGGGGTGATCGACCGGCGCAGCGAGGTGGAGCGTGCGGAGTGGCTGACCGAGTCCGTGCCCGGCGTGGTCGCGGTCCGCAACCGCCTGAAGTACACCCAGGACGACGGCGCGGCTGCCGGGCTGCGCTGA
- a CDS encoding NAD(P)/FAD-dependent oxidoreductase: MKRIVILGGGTGGTLAANRLSRDFGDGARITVVDRDDHHVYQPGLLFVPFGTAGGGDLVRSRPRQLADGTGYHRSEVECVDIDADRVHLADGTVLRYDALVIATGARLRPEKTAGLTGPGWRSHVDTFYDLDGAVGLASALAAFDGGRLVVDVMGLPVKCPVAPLEFCLLADWFFTVRGVREGVELTYVTPLGAAFDEPVAARTLAELLAAKNIELVTGFATGFVDGTGGRLVSADGREVGFDQAVVVPLHAGASYVDRSPGLGDERGFVRADEHTLRADVKDNIFVIGDAAALPAAKTASVTHFEGEVLARNVGQFLDGRPLDASFDGHTTCFVESGFGKALLLDFNYETGPLPGHFPAEAGLPLLKESRLNHLGKLVSSWFYWHHLLPGRDLPGMSSDAACGQAVPGTGRTLSTGFFPPRLSGPRAWRPVEAAQREEWE; the protein is encoded by the coding sequence ATGAAACGCATCGTCATCCTCGGCGGGGGAACCGGCGGCACGCTCGCGGCGAACCGCTTGTCCCGTGACTTCGGCGACGGCGCGCGGATCACCGTCGTCGACCGGGACGACCACCACGTCTACCAGCCGGGCCTGCTGTTCGTGCCGTTCGGGACGGCCGGCGGCGGCGACCTCGTCCGGTCGCGTCCCCGGCAGCTGGCCGACGGGACCGGCTACCACCGCAGCGAGGTCGAGTGCGTCGACATCGACGCCGATCGCGTGCACCTGGCCGATGGGACCGTGCTCCGCTACGACGCTCTCGTGATCGCCACCGGCGCCCGGCTCCGGCCGGAGAAGACCGCGGGGCTCACCGGGCCGGGCTGGCGTTCCCACGTCGATACGTTCTACGACCTCGACGGCGCGGTGGGCCTGGCTTCGGCGCTGGCGGCGTTCGACGGTGGCCGCCTGGTGGTGGACGTCATGGGGCTTCCGGTCAAGTGCCCGGTCGCGCCGCTCGAGTTCTGCCTCCTCGCCGACTGGTTCTTCACCGTACGCGGCGTCCGGGAGGGGGTCGAGCTGACCTACGTGACGCCGCTCGGAGCCGCGTTCGACGAGCCGGTGGCCGCCCGGACGCTCGCGGAGCTGCTGGCCGCGAAGAACATCGAGCTGGTGACCGGGTTCGCCACCGGCTTCGTCGACGGCACCGGCGGGCGGCTGGTGTCGGCCGACGGCCGGGAGGTCGGCTTCGACCAGGCGGTGGTCGTGCCGCTCCACGCTGGGGCGTCCTATGTGGACCGTTCACCCGGCCTGGGTGACGAGCGCGGGTTCGTCCGCGCCGACGAACACACCTTGCGAGCCGACGTGAAGGACAACATCTTCGTCATCGGGGACGCCGCGGCGCTCCCGGCCGCCAAGACCGCCTCGGTGACGCACTTCGAGGGCGAGGTGCTGGCTCGCAACGTCGGGCAGTTCCTGGACGGCAGGCCGCTCGACGCGAGTTTCGACGGCCACACCACCTGCTTCGTCGAAAGCGGTTTCGGCAAGGCCCTGCTCTTGGACTTCAACTACGAAACCGGGCCGCTCCCCGGTCACTTCCCGGCGGAGGCAGGGTTGCCGCTGCTCAAGGAGTCGCGGCTCAACCACCTCGGGAAGCTGGTGTCCTCGTGGTTCTACTGGCACCACCTGCTGCCCGGCCGTGACCTTCCCGGCATGTCGAGCGATGCCGCTTGTGGGCAAGCAGTTCCCGGAACCGGCCGGACGCTGAGCACCGGTTTCTTCCCGCCTCGGCTCTCCGGACCACGCGCGTGGCGGCCGGTGGAGGCCGCGCAACGGGAGGAGTGGGAATGA